The following is a genomic window from Candidatus Moraniibacteriota bacterium.
CGTCAGAAAAAAAACAAAGAAAAAGAAAATCGTATTGAAATGTGGAATTCGCATAGCGTCATCAGTATAACACAGTGTCTTTAATCATGTCGCAGAGATATCCGTCCTTGAGAACTCGGTGAAATCATGATTCCCGGAAAGAATCTGCACATTGACCCGAAGTGTCGGCACACGCGAAATAACAACCTTATCGTGGGGAGGGCGAACTGCCACCTCCAATCCATACCGCTCCCGAAACCACTGCTTGATGCCTGCTCGCGTATTGTGCGCCGCATCCAATACAAACGGCCGATACGAAGTCTTGAGCGATGAGAAGTATTTTTGATGATTTTCATGAAGAGTCGCCTCGACTCGCGCATTCTTCCAGTCAGATCGCAGTCGCTCTTTGACTGGTTTCTCGGTCTCTCCTGTTCCTAGCTCTTGCTTCCCGCCTTCCCTAAAATACCGACACCTCTCTCGGAGTGGACACGCCGAACACTTCGGCCTTCCCAAACACGTCGCACTTCCAAAATCCATCAGAGCCGCATTCAGCGTCTTCGTTCGCACAGAGAACACACGTCCAATCGCTTCCGGAGCGCTTATTCTGATATTTCTTTCATTCAAAACACTGCGTTTCTCAAGCTTCTTGACTTTCCGGTTCCTTGATCTCGAATTGCCGATCGTAAATCTCCATTCATCCGCCCTCTTCGTCCCGAAAAAAAATCGCCCAATGACTCGACGAAGATTCGTGTCCCAGGCTATTTGCTCCTCGCCGTACGCAAAACTCGAAATCGCTGCTGCCGTGTAAGAACCAATGCCTGGAAGTTTCTGCAAAACACCGATATCATTCGGGAATTTCCCATCATACTCGTCGACGACCATTTTCGCCGTCCGCAGCATGTTTCGCCCGCGCGCATAATAGCCAAGTCCGGCATAATACGGCAGAAATTCTTCCCATGATGCTCGAGCTAAGCTCTGAACTGTCGGGAATTGCTTCAGAAACTTTTCATAGTACCCAATGACACGCGACACCTGCGTCTGCTGGAGCATTATTTCAGACACCCATACTTCATACGCCGAAATTCCCTCCCGTCGCCACGGTAAATGCTCCCGCCCGGCCTTCTCAAAAAAGTCCAACAAGACGGATTCGAAGAAACTTATTTTTTCCGAAGAAATCTTCGTAGGTAAAACTTTCATAAATGTGAGGAATATTCTATCATAAAGCCATATTTCTTTCGAACGTCATTATGGAGAGTTTTGAAAATTCAATCGATTCAGTTCCGCCAGAAAAATATTCCCGCTCCGAAAGAAACATCGAACGGAAACGAGAAAGCTTCGTTCAAGAGATAGAGGAAAAAGCTAAGACGCTCGGCATGTCACCCGAAGAATACCTAGCAGCCTATGCAAAAAATGAAAAAAATTCTCGAGAACGAGTAGGCAAGGAGAATACCAACGCCGCGAAGAAATTATTCGAACTCGGAAGCGCAACCAGTGCAGAGATAAACAATACATTGCACGACAAGACAGGTCTTCAGATCGAACTCGAGCACCAAAGAGAACTCGCAACCCAAGATCCGTTGACCGGACTTCTCAATCGCCGCGGCTTCGATGGAGCTCTCAGTGATCTCAACTCAGCTATTCAAAAATACAACAAACACTCCCAAGTTGGCGCCGAACGACGACGCGATCGACACAGCAAAGAACCTCAGCCGTATTGTCTCCTCACTATCGACATAGATAAATTTAAGTTCGTGAACGATACGAAAGGTCATGAAGCCGGAGATATATTGCTTCAAAAAATAGCTCAAATTTTTCGAGAGAACACTCGCCCACATGAAAGCACTCTCGGTCGAATTGGAGGAGATGAATTCAGTATCTCTCTCGCGATGGATATAGATGCCGCTTGCAAAGTCGCTGAACGCATTCGACAAGCTATCGAACAGGCGTTTCTCATTGCTGAAGAAAACACATCTCTCGTTACCGCAAGCATCGGCGTCGCTCCCTATGTTCCCAATATCCAAAGTCACGAGAGAAATGCAGATATGGCAGTCTACGCGGCAAAAGGCGAGTGGAGCTCCATCGACACTGCTACAGATCTCGACGGTCCGATTGACGTGCAAATGGACAAGGCCGCTAAAGGCAGAAACCGAGTATGTATCTTCAATAACAACACTCTTTCCGAATACCAAGCAGAAAAACATTAGAGCTCATCTCAAGATAATTTAGATAATCACTCCCCCACCTAAGCACGTTTTGCCGTCATAGAATACTGCGAATTGTCCGGGTGCAATGCCAGGTTGCGATTCATCGAGATATACACGCCACCCATTATTGCGAAGCAAGCGAATACGACATGGGTATCGCGATTCCCCATGGCGGATTTTCGCTTCAAAAGCTCTTCCTTGCGGTACCGCTCCGGCAATCCAATTCATGTTTTCGATATCAAATGTCTTCCGCGATCCTTCCGCGCCGCGCCAGGCATTGGAAACGAACACTTCATTCTTCGCCGCATCCTTCCCCACCACAAACCACGGGCCGCCGGAGAGCTTAATGCCCTTGCGCTGTCCGATCGTAAAATACCAAAAGCCATCGTGCTCGCCGACCTTTCTCCCGGTTTCGTATTCGAGAAGATCACCGCGCTTCGTTCCAAGGTAGTGCCGCAAAAATTCATCAAAGCGCACCTTCCCCAAAAAGCAGATGCCCTGACTGTCTTTTCGATTCGCATTCGGCAAACCGAATTCTTGCGCCAATTCCCGCACGCGTTCCTTTTGATATCCGCCAATTGGGAAAAGCGCACGTGATACCTGCTCTTGGGAGAGCTGCGAAAGAAAATATGTTTGATCTTTCACTGGATCCGGAGAACAAAGAAGATTCGCCCTTCCCCGAGCAAACACGGTCTGCGCATAGTGTCCCGTCGCAATGAAGTCGAACTCTTTACCAAGGGCATCATAGAATGCGCCGAATTTCACCCGGCGATTGCAGAGCATATCAGGATTTGGTGTCCGCCCCCGATTCACCTCATCCAACACATACGATACCACTCGCTCCCAATATTCCTTCTGGAGTGGCACAACCGTGAGCGGCACACCAAGCTTTTCACACACCGCGCGCACATAGTGCAAATCCTCCTCCCACGGACATTCCCC
Proteins encoded in this region:
- a CDS encoding GGDEF domain-containing protein, with the protein product MESFENSIDSVPPEKYSRSERNIERKRESFVQEIEEKAKTLGMSPEEYLAAYAKNEKNSRERVGKENTNAAKKLFELGSATSAEINNTLHDKTGLQIELEHQRELATQDPLTGLLNRRGFDGALSDLNSAIQKYNKHSQVGAERRRDRHSKEPQPYCLLTIDIDKFKFVNDTKGHEAGDILLQKIAQIFRENTRPHESTLGRIGGDEFSISLAMDIDAACKVAERIRQAIEQAFLIAEENTSLVTASIGVAPYVPNIQSHERNADMAVYAAKGEWSSIDTATDLDGPIDVQMDKAAKGRNRVCIFNNNTLSEYQAEKH
- the mnmA gene encoding tRNA 2-thiouridine(34) synthase MnmA — protein: MFIKKQKIAVLVSGGVDSSVALALLKRAGHDVRAFYLKIWLEDEVSFLGECPWEEDLHYVRAVCEKLGVPLTVVPLQKEYWERVVSYVLDEVNRGRTPNPDMLCNRRVKFGAFYDALGKEFDFIATGHYAQTVFARGRANLLCSPDPVKDQTYFLSQLSQEQVSRALFPIGGYQKERVRELAQEFGLPNANRKDSQGICFLGKVRFDEFLRHYLGTKRGDLLEYETGRKVGEHDGFWYFTIGQRKGIKLSGGPWFVVGKDAAKNEVFVSNAWRGAEGSRKTFDIENMNWIAGAVPQGRAFEAKIRHGESRYPCRIRLLRNNGWRVYLDESQPGIAPGQFAVFYDGKTCLGGGVII
- a CDS encoding A/G-specific adenine glycosylase, encoding MKVLPTKISSEKISFFESVLLDFFEKAGREHLPWRREGISAYEVWVSEIMLQQTQVSRVIGYYEKFLKQFPTVQSLARASWEEFLPYYAGLGYYARGRNMLRTAKMVVDEYDGKFPNDIGVLQKLPGIGSYTAAAISSFAYGEEQIAWDTNLRRVIGRFFFGTKRADEWRFTIGNSRSRNRKVKKLEKRSVLNERNIRISAPEAIGRVFSVRTKTLNAALMDFGSATCLGRPKCSACPLRERCRYFREGGKQELGTGETEKPVKERLRSDWKNARVEATLHENHQKYFSSLKTSYRPFVLDAAHNTRAGIKQWFRERYGLEVAVRPPHDKVVISRVPTLRVNVQILSGNHDFTEFSRTDISAT